From the genome of Malus sylvestris chromosome 6, drMalSylv7.2, whole genome shotgun sequence, one region includes:
- the LOC126625671 gene encoding pectin acetylesterase 8-like — protein MAGARLGQWLSVLVCAVMLLKAAGLPVGITYVHSAVAKGAVCLDGSPPAYHLDKGYGSGINNWLVHIEGGGWCNNITTCLVRKNNRLGSSKKMLKEIAFSGILNSRHIFNPDFYNWNRVKVRYCDGASFTGDVAAVNLATGLFFRGARIFRAVIEELLAKGMGKAKNAILSGCSAGGLASILHCDNFHALLPVGAKVKCVSDAGYFINAKDVSGARHVEQFFSQVVATHGSAKNLPPSCTSKLSPGLCFFPQYFASQIRTPMFYVNAAYDSWQIKNILAPGVADPHGTWQNCKLDITHCKPTQLKTMQDFRAQFLSAIGGVSGSRSKGMFIDSCYAHCQTELQETWLMPDSPVLNKTTIAKAVGDWFYDRTPFQKIDCPYPCNPTCHNRNFDPNHHQHSNFAKMSRKKEFPWPLLIFVHLLGFPNFHGCCWSSFDFGV, from the exons ATGGCTGGTGCAAGATTAGGCCAATGGTTGTCTGTTCTAGTATGTGCAGTCATGCTGCTGAAAGCGGCCGGATTACCTGTGGGAATAACTTACGTTCATAGTGCGGTTGCCAAAGGAGCCG TTTGCTTGGATGGGAGTCCCCCAGCTTACCACCTTGATAAGGGATATGGTTCAGGAATTAACAATTGGTTGGTTCACATTGAG GGAGGAGGATGGTGTAACAATATCACAACTTGTCTTGTCCGGAAAAACAACCGTTTAGGTTCATCTAAGAAAATGCTCAAGGAAATTGCATTTTCTGGGATTCTGAACAGCAGGCATATATTTAATCCGG ACTTTTACAACTGGAATAGAGTCAAAGTTAGGTACTGCGACGGGGCATCATTCACTGGTGATGTTGCAGCTGTAAACCTA GCTACGGGTCTTTTCTTCAGAGGAGCAAGGATTTTTCGTGCAGTCATTGAAGAACTATTAGCAAAAGGAATGGGGAAGGCTAAAAAC GCTATTCTCTCTGGTTGTTCTGCTGGTGGATTGGCGTCCATTCTTCACTGTGACAACTTCCATGCCCTCTTACCTGTTGGAGCTAAAGTGAAATGCGTTTCAGACGCTGGTTACTTCATTAATGC GAAGGATGTTTCTGGAGCACGACACGTTGAACAGTTTTTTAGTCAAGTGGTTGCAACACAT GGTTCGGCGAAGAATTTGCCTCCATCTTGCACTTCAAAATTGAGTCCAGGTTTG TGCTTTTTCCCGCAATATTTTGCCTCACAAATCCGGACGCCAATGTTCTATGTAAATGCAGCCTACGATTCATGGCAG ATAAAGAACATCTTGGCACCTGGAGTTGCCGATCCCCATGGGACTTGGCAAAACTGCAAGCTTGACATAACGCATTGTAAACCCACTCAACTCAAAACCATGCAAG ATTTCAGGGCGCAGTTTTTAAGTGCAATTGGTGGTGTGAGCGGCTCTCGATCAAAAGGAATGTTCATAGACTCTTGCTATGCACACTGCCAAACTGAACTGCAGGAGACATGGTTAATGCCCGACTCTCCAGTACTGAACAAGACG ACGATTGCAAAGGCAGTTGGAGACTGGTTCTACGACCGAACTCCCTTTCAAAAGATTGATTGTCCTTACCCTTGCAATCCCACTTGCCATAACCGTAACTTTGATCCAAATCACCACCAACACAGTAATTTCGCCAAAATGTCGAGAAAG AAGGAATTTCCATGGCCGCTCCTGATTTTCGTGCACCTCCTTGGCTTTCCAAATTTCCATGGCTGCTGCTGGTCGTCGTTCGATTTTGGTGTATGA
- the LOC126625670 gene encoding uncharacterized protein LOC126625670 isoform X1: MGSSGSKATSSSAAALSSSTLSFGGNGRSRRRRSKSKCRRLFKSYSCLGLGTKSRSHDSDDEHQVSDHRNKEIRDNAPCGSLNGTVPDHANIECFRKVKVEQPDEMPCISPNVRLTEWGQASITDTASRTASSSAQPSASSTINPSSRFLSRFSFIPGNVSFRLSRATSIGSSRSYPLSSTSVTNNEDELHLHARPVSSLIDTDESQQTNDFLPESQVNRMPAHIYDDTSGNARLNTLGSGFSGLLQDNQTNSSRRDAGRNANGSIMGVGVNLRSPRIHNETGSSRTRPSDRRSGAREPVERNVRFSRTLSVGRLRDRVLRRSSLSDLTFSSLQQEMRDTNQGDDTRSLEPEGNVVNSENGSGYSPSNMPSSLFGIQDYGVESSRPRQARYHDLLEHRSNFLERRRRIRSQVRALQRLGSRFENMPGHERSCILSGQQRTGRCTCRMSNQDARPNDDNSARASISRIVMLAEALFEVLDEIHQQSVVLSSRPSVSSIGSVPAPNEVVESLPVKLFSKLQKNEYEEAAQCYICLVEYEEGDRMRILPCHHEFHKTCIDKWLKEIHRVCPLCRRDICRSDALPAEN; encoded by the exons ATGGGATCGAGTGGCAGCAAAGCGACGTCGTCGTCGGCGGCGGCATTATCTTCCTCGACGTTGTCGTTTGGTGGAAATGGCCGGAGCCGGAGGCGTCGATCCAAATCCAAATGCCGCAGACTGTTCAAGTCGTATTCTTGTTTGGGACTCGGAACCAAATCTCGATCTCACGACAGCGATGATGAACACCAG GTTTCTGATCATCGGAACAAAGAAATCAGGGATAATGCTCCATGTGGAAGCCTGAATGGCACAGTGCCAGATCATGCAAACATTGAATGTTTCAGAAAGGTTAAAGTTGAACAACCTGATGAAATGCCTTGTATATCTCCAAATGTTCGGCTGACTGAATGGGGTCAGGCTAGTATCACTGATACTGCTTCCAGAACTGCTAGCAGCTCTGCCCAACCTTCTGCCTCTTCAACTATCAACCCTTCAAGTCGTTTCCTTTCTCGCTTTAGCTTCATTCCAGGTAATGTAAGCTTCAGGTTAAGCCGGGCAACAAGTATAGGGTCATCCAGGTCTTATCCTCTATCTTCGACAAGTGTCACGAACAATGAGGATGAGCTTCATTTACATGCAAGGCCTGTTAGCAGTTTGATAGATACAGATGAAAGCCAACAAACCAATGACTTTCTTCCAGAATCACAGGTTAATAGGATGCCAGCACATATTTATGACGACACTTCTGGTAATGCACGATTAAATACTCTGGGATCTGGTTTTTCTGGTCTCTTGCAAGATAACCAAACAAATTCTTCGAGACGTGATGCTGGTAGAAATGCTAACGGTTCAATAATGGGCGTTGGTGTAAACTTGCGTTCTCCTAGAATTCATAATGAAACGGGGAGCAGCAGAACTAGACCTTCTGATAGACGTTCAGGGGCTCGGGAACCTGTTGAACGGAATGTTCGTTTCAGCAGAACCTTAAGTGTTGGAAGACTTCGTGACAGGGTACTTCGTCGATCATCATTATCTGATTTAACATTTTCTTCTTTGCAACAAGAAATGAGAGATACAAATCAGGGAGATGATACAAGAAGTTTGGAACCTGAAGGTAATGTTGTAAACTCCGAAAATGGGTCTGGTTATTCTCCATCTAATATGCCTAGTTCATTGTTTGGCATTCAAGACTATGGAGTGGAATCATCAAGACCAAGACAGGCTAGGTATCATGATCTACTTGAACACAGATCAAATTTCCTAGAGCGTAGGAGAAGAATACGATCGCag GTTCGTGCACTTCAGCGGTTGGGGAGCCGCTTTGAAAACATGCCTGGACATGAGAGGTCTTGTATCTTATCTGGTCAACAGAGAACAGGTCGTTGTACATGTCGTATGAGTAATCAAGATGCCCGTCCAAATGATGACAACAGTGCTAGGGCTAGCATATCAAGAATAGTTATGTTAGCTGAGGCTTTGTTTGAG GTTCTGGATGAAATTCACCAGCAATCTGTGGTTTTATCTTCCCGACCTTCTGTATCTTCAATTGGATCTGTTCCTGCTCCTAATGAAGTTGTGGAATCTTTGCCTGTCAAATTGTTTTCGAAGTTGCAAAAAAATGAGTACGAGGAGGCTGCACA
- the LOC126625670 gene encoding uncharacterized protein LOC126625670 isoform X2 yields MGSSGSKATSSSAAALSSSTLSFGGNGRSRRRRSKSKCRRLFKSYSCLGLGTKSRSHDSDDEHQVSDHRNKEIRDNAPCGSLNGTVPDHANIECFRKVKVEQPDEMPCISPNVRLTEWGQASITDTASRTASSSAQPSASSTINPSSRFLSRFSFIPGNVSFRLSRATSIGSSRSYPLSSTSVTNNEDELHLHARPVSSLIDTDESQQTNDFLPESQVNRMPAHIYDDTSGNARLNTLGSGFSGLLQDNQTNSSRRDAGRNANGSIMGVGVNLRSPRIHNETGSSRTRPSDRRSGAREPVERNVRFSRTLSVGRLRDRVLRRSSLSDLTFSSLQQEMRDTNQGDDTRSLEPEGNVVNSENGSGYSPSNMPSSLFGIQDYGVESSRPRQARYHDLLEHRSNFLERRRRIRSQVRALQRLGSRFENMPGHERSCILSGQQRTGRCTCRMSNQDARPNDDNSARASISRIVMLAEALFEQSVVLSSRPSVSSIGSVPAPNEVVESLPVKLFSKLQKNEYEEAAQCYICLVEYEEGDRMRILPCHHEFHKTCIDKWLKEIHRVCPLCRRDICRSDALPAEN; encoded by the exons ATGGGATCGAGTGGCAGCAAAGCGACGTCGTCGTCGGCGGCGGCATTATCTTCCTCGACGTTGTCGTTTGGTGGAAATGGCCGGAGCCGGAGGCGTCGATCCAAATCCAAATGCCGCAGACTGTTCAAGTCGTATTCTTGTTTGGGACTCGGAACCAAATCTCGATCTCACGACAGCGATGATGAACACCAG GTTTCTGATCATCGGAACAAAGAAATCAGGGATAATGCTCCATGTGGAAGCCTGAATGGCACAGTGCCAGATCATGCAAACATTGAATGTTTCAGAAAGGTTAAAGTTGAACAACCTGATGAAATGCCTTGTATATCTCCAAATGTTCGGCTGACTGAATGGGGTCAGGCTAGTATCACTGATACTGCTTCCAGAACTGCTAGCAGCTCTGCCCAACCTTCTGCCTCTTCAACTATCAACCCTTCAAGTCGTTTCCTTTCTCGCTTTAGCTTCATTCCAGGTAATGTAAGCTTCAGGTTAAGCCGGGCAACAAGTATAGGGTCATCCAGGTCTTATCCTCTATCTTCGACAAGTGTCACGAACAATGAGGATGAGCTTCATTTACATGCAAGGCCTGTTAGCAGTTTGATAGATACAGATGAAAGCCAACAAACCAATGACTTTCTTCCAGAATCACAGGTTAATAGGATGCCAGCACATATTTATGACGACACTTCTGGTAATGCACGATTAAATACTCTGGGATCTGGTTTTTCTGGTCTCTTGCAAGATAACCAAACAAATTCTTCGAGACGTGATGCTGGTAGAAATGCTAACGGTTCAATAATGGGCGTTGGTGTAAACTTGCGTTCTCCTAGAATTCATAATGAAACGGGGAGCAGCAGAACTAGACCTTCTGATAGACGTTCAGGGGCTCGGGAACCTGTTGAACGGAATGTTCGTTTCAGCAGAACCTTAAGTGTTGGAAGACTTCGTGACAGGGTACTTCGTCGATCATCATTATCTGATTTAACATTTTCTTCTTTGCAACAAGAAATGAGAGATACAAATCAGGGAGATGATACAAGAAGTTTGGAACCTGAAGGTAATGTTGTAAACTCCGAAAATGGGTCTGGTTATTCTCCATCTAATATGCCTAGTTCATTGTTTGGCATTCAAGACTATGGAGTGGAATCATCAAGACCAAGACAGGCTAGGTATCATGATCTACTTGAACACAGATCAAATTTCCTAGAGCGTAGGAGAAGAATACGATCGCag GTTCGTGCACTTCAGCGGTTGGGGAGCCGCTTTGAAAACATGCCTGGACATGAGAGGTCTTGTATCTTATCTGGTCAACAGAGAACAGGTCGTTGTACATGTCGTATGAGTAATCAAGATGCCCGTCCAAATGATGACAACAGTGCTAGGGCTAGCATATCAAGAATAGTTATGTTAGCTGAGGCTTTGTTTGAG CAATCTGTGGTTTTATCTTCCCGACCTTCTGTATCTTCAATTGGATCTGTTCCTGCTCCTAATGAAGTTGTGGAATCTTTGCCTGTCAAATTGTTTTCGAAGTTGCAAAAAAATGAGTACGAGGAGGCTGCACA